One genomic window of Numida meleagris isolate 19003 breed g44 Domestic line chromosome 1, NumMel1.0, whole genome shotgun sequence includes the following:
- the MFNG gene encoding beta-1,3-N-acetylglucosaminyltransferase manic fringe yields the protein MGRRLIRGLSGATVFLVGVALLSVRHHGAQETSVYPGLRERMLENPERRTHASPEDAKGGGGNGQRDLQIHPLDEYKTERSLTLGDVFIAVKTTKRFHQSRMELLLDTWISRAREQTYVFTDEEDDALKRRMGGHVVFTNCSTEHSHSALSCKMAAEFDAFLASGQSWFCHLDDDNYLNPEALLKLLSSYSAMSDVYLGKPSLNRPIRASETLSNNRTKSVRFWFATGGAGFCISRKLARKMMPWASGKNFLSTSELIRLPDDCTIGYIIECKVGGQLLPNTLFHSHLENLQLIPTSHLMQQVTLSYGVFENKLNVIKLSGPFSPQEDPSRFRSLHCHLYPDTPWCLQAVGW from the exons ATGGGCCGTCGGCTCATACGGGGTCTCTCTGGAGCCACAGTCTTCCTGGTTGGTGTGGCTCTCCTCTCTGTACGGCACCATGGGGCACAGGAAACCTCGGTGTACCCAGGGCTCAGGGAGCGGATGCTGGAGAATCCAGAGCGACGAACACATGCGAGCCCAGAGGatgccaagggaggtggtggcaaTGGGCAGAGGGACCTGCAAATCCATCCTCTGGATGAATACAAGACTGAAAGGAGCCTGACCCTTGGGGATGTTTTCATAGCTGTGAAGACCACCAAGAGATTTCACCAGAGCAGGATGGAGCTGCTCCTGGACACGTGGATATCCCGGGCAAGAGAGCAG ACTTATGTCTTCACAGATGAAGAAGACGATGCCCTGAAGAGGAGAATGG GTGGCCACGTGGTGTTCACCAACTGCTCTACCGAGCACAGCCACTCAGCCCTCTCCTGCAAGATGGCTGCAGAGTTTGATGCATTCCTGGCCAGTGGCCAAAG CTGGTTCTGCCATTTGGATGATGACAACTATCTGAACCCTGAGGCCCTCCTGAAGCTCCTGTCCTCCTACTCTGCAATGAGTGATGTCTACCTAGGGAAACCCAGCCTGAACCGACCCATCCGGGCCTCCGAAACGCTGTCTAACAACCGAACG AAATCTGTGCGCTTCTGGTTTGCcacaggaggagctgggttCTGCATCAGTCGCAAGCTGGCAAGGAAGATGATGCCTTGGGCCAG TGGCAAGAACTTCCTGAGCACCTCAGAGCTCATCCGTCTGCCAGATGACTGCACCATAGGTTACATCATTGAGTGCAAAGTTggtgggcagctgctgcccaacACGCTCTTCCACTCCCACCTGGAGAATTTGCAGCTCATCCCTACCTCTCATCTCATGCAGCAG GTCACACTCAGCTATGGTGTCTTTGAGAACAAGCTCAATGTTATCAAACTCAGTGGTCCCTTCTCACCCCAGGAAGATCCCTCAAG